A stretch of DNA from Actinomycetota bacterium:
TGGTCAGTCCCAACTGCTTCAGGACCCCCCGCTGCAGCACCTCGATGCCCGCCTCGCGGCAGGCCTGCAACCTCTCCTCCAGGTTGTTCACGGCAAAACCGAGGTGATGTATCCCCTCCTCGAGCCCTCCCAGGGTATCGAGATAGAGGTTGCTCCCGGCCACGATGTTGATGAGTTCCAGCTGGACCCTGCCGGTGTACCCCATGGCGATGCGGCCCCGGACCGTGACCTCGCAGCCGCGGTCCAGGCAGTACTCCGTGTCTCCCTCCAGGACCAACCAGGGCCCGATGCCGAAGAGCTTCTCGAAGCGCTCTATGGACTTGTCCATGTCCTTGACGTAGATGCCGATCTGGGCGAGGCGCGGCATGCGCAGATGCTCCATCACCGTCATCTCCGACCTCCTTTCTCCGGCCGCCCGCGTTGCGAACGGCTGCGGTCTTTACCGGTCGTTTTCAACTCATCATGCCTCGAAGCGCGTCATGTCTATGACCGTCGCCGCCCGGTCACGGCCCGCCTTCTCCAGGGCCACCATGAGCTCAGCCGCTCCGGTGGCCACGGCGCCATTAAGGCCGAACCCCTCGGCCACCCCTCTCCAGTCGAAGGGCTCGCCCACCACGCACACGATCACGCCGATGTCCTCCCGCCGGGCGGTGTCCAGTTCCTGGACGTGGTGGAGCAGGGACGCGGTGTCGCAGAGGGCGAAGACCCGCTCCCGGGGGCGTGCCAGCTTGACCCCCAGGGCCATGGGCAGCCCGTAGCCGATACCCTTGAGCCCGTGGGAGAGGTAGCGGGTATTATTCGTGCCGGCGGGGCAGAGCAGTGATCCCCAGTAGAAGGACTCCCTCCCATCCAGAACCATCAGGTCCTGCTTGCCCATGGCCTGTCCCAGGGCATCAACCGCGGCCCCGGGGCCCTTACCGCGTGCGTCCTTCCTGGTATTATCCAGGGTGCCCTCGAAGGACTCCCGGCAAGCCTGCCGCCACTTCGTCCTCTCGCCCGACTCCCCGCGCATGCCATTCTCCAGCGCCCTGGAGATGGATGCGGCATCGCCAGCCAGGACCGCGTCCACCGGCCCCAGGGAGCCCAGGAGCTCCGGCTCCGGCGAGGTCTGGATGACCCTGGTGCGGGAGCGGTCCACCATCTCCACGACCTCCTCCTGCTCACCCAGGGTGGTCCCGAGCAATAGCAGCAGGTCGGCCTGGCCCATTGCCTCCGGCAGGCTGGTGAGAGCGGCGTGGCCACACACGCCGATATACCCGGGATCGTCGCCAGCGAGCGCCGACAGGGCGGGCGGGGTCAAGGCCACGGGGGAGGACAACCTCTCCGCCAGGGCGGACAGCGAGTCCCAGGCCCCCTCCCTGAGCACGCTCAGCCCCGCCACCACCACCGGCCTGCTCGACGCCTCGAGCAGCCCCAGGGCCGCGGCGGCGGCGTCGCGGTCGGGCAGGTAGCTGCCGGAGAAGCGGCTGCTCCCGGGTGGGGGCATGAGCTTCTTGAGCCGTTTGCCCGTCACCGCGTGATACTCGTAAAAGACGTCCACCGGGATATCGATGTGAACCGGGCCCTTCTCGCCGGAGTGGGCCTCGCGCAGCGCCCTCTGCACCAGGCGCGGGATGCGACGCCAGTTGTAGGCGACACAGTTCCAGCGCGTCACCCCCGACAGCATGTCCGCCTGGTAGCAGCCCTGCAGCGACTCCTGGGCCGGATACATCTTCCAGCTCTGCACCTGGGGTGATATGGAGAGGATGGGCACGTGATCGCCCCACGCGTTGGCGGTACCCGCCGCCGAGTAGATGGCCCCGGCGCCGACGGTGGAGAGGACCACCGCCACATCGCCCGAGGCGCGGGCATATCCGTCCGCCATCATCGCCGCCGCCGCCTCGTTGCGGGGGGCCACCAGCTTGAGCCCCGGGTCCCGGTACACGGCATCGAAGAGCGGCAGTATCTGGCCTCCTATTATCCCGATGAAGCAGTCCACTCCCTCCTGGGCGAGGGTCTTGGCCACCAGTTCTCCTCCATTCAGAAGCTGCATGCCCATCACCCCCTCACTTTAGGTCCCTGTCCAGGAAGATGTTGACGGCGTACTTGGCAACGCTCAAGAGGCGCCGGTCGAACTTGACGTTGGGTTTCCCTATGGCCCGCAAGGGGTTCAGGCTCACCCCCTCGAACTCACCGCCCATCGCGAAGCTGATAAGGGTCTCGGGGATGGCGTCCGGGTCGATGAGGACGTCCAGGATGGC
This window harbors:
- a CDS encoding VOC family protein, which codes for MTVMEHLRMPRLAQIGIYVKDMDKSIERFEKLFGIGPWLVLEGDTEYCLDRGCEVTVRGRIAMGYTGRVQLELINIVAGSNLYLDTLGGLEEGIHHLGFAVNNLEERLQACREAGIEVLQRGVLKQLGLTIDYAYLDTVDEVGIILEFIQTRFMGLKVKQTPGPVKLLARVQRRFGFP
- a CDS encoding thiamine pyrophosphate-binding protein — encoded protein: MQLLNGGELVAKTLAQEGVDCFIGIIGGQILPLFDAVYRDPGLKLVAPRNEAAAAMMADGYARASGDVAVVLSTVGAGAIYSAAGTANAWGDHVPILSISPQVQSWKMYPAQESLQGCYQADMLSGVTRWNCVAYNWRRIPRLVQRALREAHSGEKGPVHIDIPVDVFYEYHAVTGKRLKKLMPPPGSSRFSGSYLPDRDAAAAALGLLEASSRPVVVAGLSVLREGAWDSLSALAERLSSPVALTPPALSALAGDDPGYIGVCGHAALTSLPEAMGQADLLLLLGTTLGEQEEVVEMVDRSRTRVIQTSPEPELLGSLGPVDAVLAGDAASISRALENGMRGESGERTKWRQACRESFEGTLDNTRKDARGKGPGAAVDALGQAMGKQDLMVLDGRESFYWGSLLCPAGTNNTRYLSHGLKGIGYGLPMALGVKLARPRERVFALCDTASLLHHVQELDTARREDIGVIVCVVGEPFDWRGVAEGFGLNGAVATGAAELMVALEKAGRDRAATVIDMTRFEA